The Microvirga lotononidis region AGCGCAAACTCTTCGACCTGCGGGGCAAAGAAATCGGTTTCGTTTTCCAGGACCCGATGACCTCGCTCAATCCGGTTCTGACCATCGGGAGGCAGATTGCCGAGCCGTTGCGGCGCCATTTCGGCATGTCGGCGGCGCAGGCGCAGGCCCGCGTCATCGAACTTTTGGAACTCGTCGGCATCCCGGATGCAGCCCGCCGCGCCAGGCAATATCCGCATGAGTTCTCCGGCGGCATGCGCCAGCGCGTGATGATCGCCATAGGCATTTCCTGCAATCCGAAACTCCTCATCGCTGACGAGGCGACAACGGCGCTCGATGTCACCGTACAGGCACAAATCCTTGATCTCGTTCGCGACCTGAAGCGCAAGATCGGCACGACCGTCATCTGGATCACCCATGACATGGGCGTCGTGGCGGGTCTGGCCGATACCATACAGGTGATGTATGGCGGCCGCATCATGGAGCGGGGACCGGTTCGTTCTGTTTTCCATGATCCGCGTAGCGCCTATACCTGGGGGCTGCTCAAATCCCTGCCTCATGGTGGCAGGCGCGGAATTACACGCCTCTACCAGATCCCGGGCAATCCGCCCGACCTAACCCGCGAGCCGATCGGCGACCCGTTCGCCCCCCGCAACCCTTTTGCCACCGCTCGATGCAAGGTTGAGACGCCGCCGCTTGTCGAGGCCGCCGACAGCGTGCCCGGTCATCAGGTAGCCGCCTGGTACGACCTGCGCGCCGAGCTCGCAACTCAGGAGGCGCGGCCATGAACGAAAGCCTTTCAGCCAATTGCCAGTCGCTCGTTTCCGTCAACCGGCTGTGCAAAACCTACGGTGGTGTGAAGAGGTTCTTTGGCGCCACCACGCCGCCCTTGAAGGCCGTCAACAATGTGAGCTTCGATATCGCACCTGGCGAAACGCTCGGCCTTGTCGGCGAGTCCGGCTCGGGGAAGAGCACGACCGGGCGGGTTCTGCTGCAGCTCGAACAGCCGACGAGCGGGGAGATATCGTTTAAGGGCAACAACATCACAGGTCTCTCCAAGCCGATGCTGAAACCCTACCGCCGCGACATGCAGATCATCTTCCAGGATCCGTATGCCTCGCTCAATCCGCGCATGGCCGTGGGTGAGTTTGTCGGCGAGCCGCTTGACGTGCATGGCTTGGCCGGGTCCCGCTCGGAACGGGAAGGCCGGGTCGCCGCGCTCTTCCGGAAGGTTGGTCTCGATCCGGCGTTCATGAAACGGTTCCCGCATGAATTCTCGGGTGGGCAGCGCCAGCGTGTGAACATCGCAAGGGCAATCGCACTCAATCCCGCCTTCATCGTTGCCGACGAGCCGATTACCGCACTCGACGTTTCGATCCAGGCGCAGATCGTCAATCTGTTCCAGGACCTCCAGGACGAGTTGGGCCTCACCTATCTGTTCATCGCCCACGACTTGTCGATGATCCGTTATCTCTGCCATCGTGTCGCGGTGATGCTGCGGGGCCGGATCGTTGAGATCGGCCCTTGCGAAGCGATCTTTGAGAACCCGCAGCACCCCTATACCAGGGCGCTCCTCTCGGCGATCCCAGTTCCGGATCCGGATATCGAACGAGATCGCCATCCGATTTCCTTTGACGTCAACGCCAATCTCCCGCCGGAAGCGGCAATTTTGCGGTCCGTCGACGAGGGCCATTTCGTGCTGGAGGCCTGAAGCGAGATGCACCTGTTCGCAACACACTTCGGTACCTACGAAGTAGCCGCGAACGCGGTCGGAAAGCCATGTCTCAAGCCGTTCCGGCACGATCCTGATCCGGCCGAGATGGGGCTCGGCTACCTGGACCTGGCCGATCATCCGGAACGTATCCGTGTCCCTATGGTGCGGCGTTCCTGGCTGGACAAAGGACCGCTTGCCGGGACGAGCTCGGAGCGGGGCAGGGAGGATTTTGTCGAGGTCTCCTGGGACAAGGTTTCGACGCTCGTCGCCGACGAGCTTCGCCGGGTGCATTCCACCCATGGTGGCCAGGCGGTCTTTGGCGGCTCCTATGGCTGGGCCAGTGCCGGACGGTTTCACCACGCCCAAAGTCAGCTGAAGCGATTGCTCAACCTGGCTGGGGGATTCACGTCCTCGGTCAACACCTATTCCTATGGTGCGGCAGGCGTGCTTTTACCTTACATCCTCGGGCCGGATTACAAGGATGCCTGCGATACCTCGCCGTCATGGAGCGATATTGCCGAGAATTGCGAGTTGCTCGTCGGCTTCGGTGGCTTCCGGCTGACAAATGCGCAGGTCGAAGCGGGCGGGACCGGCAGCCATCGCGCGGTCGAGTGGTTACGGCGCTGTCAGCAGAGCGGCGTTCGTATCGTCGTTTTCAGCCCGGCAGCCAGCGATGCTCCGGCGGGACCGAACGTGCGGCATATCCCGTTGCGCCCGAACACCGATACAGCCGTCATGCTTGGCATGTGCCATACCCTGCTGGCAAAAGGCCGCGTCGATCGGGAGTTCCTGAAGCGCTGCACGGTCGGCTATGCGGAGTTCGAACGCTATCTGAAAGGAGATGCAGACGGCATTGCCAAGGATGCGGCCTGGGCTTCGAACATCTCTGGTGTACCGGCGGATGTCATCGCGGAGGTGGCCGACGACCTGCACTGCAACCGAAGCCTCGTCAATGTCGCTTGGTCATTGCAGCGGGCGCGCTTCGGCGAGCAGCCTTTCTGGGCGGCGATTGCTCTTGCCTCAGTGGCAGGCCATGTGGGCACGCGAGGATGCGGATTTGCCTTCGGGCTGACGGCCGTCAACTCCGTCGGACAACCGGTCCGTCGGCTTAAAGGTCCAGTCTTCGAGCAGGGTGAGAACCCGGTCCGACATTACATCCCCGTGGCACGTATCACCGAGCTTCTTGAAAGCCCCGGTAGCCGCCTCGCATATAATGGCCGCAGCCTCGAACTGCCGGACATCCGCCTTGTCTGGTGGGCGGGCGGCAATCCGTTCCACCACCATCAGGATCTGAACCGTTTGGCGGAAGCCTTCCGCCGACCCGAGACCGTCATCGTCACCGAGAATATGTGGACGGGTACGGCCAGGATGGCGGACATCGTCCTGCCATCAGCCTTTCCGTTCGAGCGAGACGATGTGGCAGCGTCGTCCCGCGACAACTGGCTGGTCTACAGCAGACGCGTCATGGATCCGCCGGCAGGCGTCCTCACCGATCACGAAGCCTATTGCTTGATTGCCGCAAAGCTCGGTTGCCTGGAGGCCTTCAATGGAGGGCTCGGTACGAACGAATGGCTGGCGCGAGTTTACGAAGGGTATCGTGACCGGTATCCCGAGTTGCCGGACTTCCAAACCTTCAAGATGTGCGGCTTTGCGGCACTCGACGAGGGCGAAGAAGCACCTGCGCCAGCCGATCATTTTGGCCGCTTCGTTGCGGATCCACAGTCTTCGCCTTTGAGGACGTCGAGCGGCAGGATCGAGATTTCTTCCGAGATAGGCAACTTCGGTTACCCGGATATCGGCCGCCATCCTGTCTGGATGCCGCCGGAAGAATGGCTTGGAGCACCCCTCGCGCGGCAGCATCCCATTCACCTCCTATCCCCGCAGCCGGCACACCGGCTGCATGGGCAGCTGGAACACAGCGTAGCCAGCCAGAACGCGAAACTGAATGGCTATGAGCGGTTCACGCTAAACCCGGCCGATGCCGCGCTACTAGGACTGCGGGATGGCCAGCTCTGCGAACTCTACAACGATCGTGGCCGGACAATCGCAGCCCTAACGCTCAACGCCGGGCTGATCTCAGGTGTCGCGGTGCTGCCGGCCGGTGGCTGGTTCCGCCCCGATGACCAGGGCGTCGATCATGGTGGCAACCCCAACACCCTAACTGCAATCACACCGGCATCGCATCTTTCGCAGGCGACCGCGCCGAATTCCTGTCTGATATCGATCCGCCCCTGGTGCGCACCGACAGACAAACAAGACGAGGACTGAAGATATGGATCAGATCGATGTACTATCCGGGCTGACACCCGAATCTGAACTTTACCACATCCGCCGCGAACGACCGGAGTACGTTGAAGGCACCGAGGCCTGCCGGGAAACCGTATTATCTCCCAACCATGGCTTTGACCTTAGCCATGTCCTTCGTGCGGCGCTGGCGGCCCGCATGGCGCGCTTTATCGGCCGCGCGGACTTGGCGCATAGCTACACCCGAAGCCTCAACGAACAGTCAAACAGCCAAGCACTATCTGCAGTCGCTTCGGGAGCGGAACTTCCAGTTGATACAGATGATTTTCTCCTGGCAATTGTCCGCCATGTCGATCTGGTGACAAAAACCCCGCGCGACAGCACAAGGGACGACATCGAGCGTCTCAAGGCTGCCGGGCTTAGCAACCCGCAGATTATCGCTCTTTCCGAATTGATTGCTTTCGTGAATTTTGAGGCGCGTGTCATCGTTGCACTAGAAATGCTGGAGCAGGTTGCATGAGCACGTCGCGTTTCAAGGTAAAACCCCTCTCTTGGGCGCCGTATATCGAGCCTGTCGAGGTTGCGTCTGCGACGGACGAGCAACTTGCGGCCATGCAGGTGACCCCGTCTAACACAAAAGTCTCACCTTATGTGAGAACGCTGGCGCACGACCCGGAATCGTATGTGGCGCGAACGAGACTATTCAATGCGATCATGTATGCTAAGGGCGGTCTCGACCGCGCCGAGCGGGAACTCGGTGCCCTGGTAGCATCCACGGTCAACCGCTGCATCTACTGCGCCTCGGTCCATGCCCGCCGCTACGTTGAACTCGCCGAGCGTGATGACGTGGTCGAACAGATTTACCTCCGCGGGCTTGAAGGGCCGTTCGAACCCAAGGTTCAGGCGATTGTCGATTTCTGCAGAACGCTGTCTGAGACACCATCGCATGTGACGAAGGAACAGGTACAGGCGCTGCGCGACAACGGTCTTTCTAAAGCGGAGATCGTGGACCTCATTCATTCGGCAGCGATTTTCGGCTGGGCGAACCGACTGATGCATACACTCGGCCACTCGACCCCGGTCGAAGGAAAGTAAGGCACCCCGCTATTCTCAATAGCGCCTGGGATACGAACGTTTGTTCCTGTCGTAGTTCGGCAGCTGAATGAAGAAAACCAATCCTTGAAGCGAATGGAGACGGAATATGAAACAGAAGATCATTTCGGTAACAACCAGCTTGGCGCTGGGCGCTCTTATGGCCTCCACGGCCCTCGCACAGGAAAAGACGCTAACGGTTGCGGTCGCGAACACAGTGAACACGTTCGACCCGCACATGACCGCGTCGGTCGGTACCGACCTTAGCCTGCTCAGCCATATCTATCCCTCGCTCGTACTGCGTGGGCCTGACATGAAGATCCAGCCGGCTGTGGCCACAGAATGGAGAAACGTGGACGACCTGACCTGGCGGATCAAGCTGCGCTCGGACGCTTCGTTTGCCGATGGCGAAAAGATCGACGCGGAACTGGTCAAATGGAACTTCGACCGCGTCCGGGACCCGGCGGTTAACGCCCGCATCAAAGCATGGTTCACGCTCATCTCGGACGTTAAAGTCGTCAGCCCTACCGAATTGGAGATCAAGACGAGCGCGCCTTACCCCGCGCTCATCGAGCAACTATCGATGTTCTTCCTGCTGCCTCCAAAATGGGCGGGCGAGCACAAGCCAGGAAACGAGACCACGTCCGGAGGACCGTATAAGATCACTTCCGTCAAACCAGGGGAAAGCATTACACTTGAGGTCAACGAGAAGTACTGGGGCCAGAAGCCTGACTTTGCCAAGTACACGATCCGCGTCATCCCGGACGCTGCAAGCCGCGTCGCGGCATTACTCGCTGGTGAGGTAGATTTCATCAACTCGATTCCGACGACTGAGATCGAGCGCATTAAGGCTACTGGCAATGCACAGGCGGGAGCTGTGCCGAGCACTCGCACCGTGTTCATCAAGTTCAACACGCAGAAAGCACCGCTGGACAACAAGCTGTTTCGACAGGCTTTGAACTACGCGGTCGACAAGGAAGGCATCGTCAAGGCGATCTTCAACGACCAGGCTGAAATCGCCCGGTGTGAAGTCATGTCGAAGGCCTACTTCGGCTTCAACCCAGATCTAAAACCTTATCCCTATGACCCAGACAAGGCGGCCGAGTTGTTGGAAAAGGCCGGAGGCGCGCCATCGCAGCCGATCGAGCTCGAGGTTCCGTCCGGCACCTATCTCAATGGCGAGGAAGTGGTGCAGGCCGTCGCCAGCCAGTTGGAGGAGATCGGCGTCAAGACAAGGATCGTCGAAATGCAGTTCAGTAACTGGATGGACAAGTACCTGAAGACGAAGGATCTCGGCCGCCTTAGCCTGCTCAGCCAGGCATGGCCGACGATTGACGCAGATGGACTGCTGACCCTGTTTGAGCCCGGCAACATGTATGCCTACTGGGACAACGCCGAATTTGGCCGCCTGCTCAAGGAAGGCCGCTCCACCATGGACCAGGCCAAGCGGCTCGCGACCTACAAGAAGGCGACAGAAGTGATGTGCGACGAGGCGCCAGTGCTGTTCCTCTACACGCAGCCGACGACCTATGGTCTCTCGAGGCGCATCACCTGGGCAGCGCGTGGCGACGACTGGGTTCGCGCTTTCGACATGAAGCCCGCAAACTGATCCTTGAAGGGCCCCGCACCGGAGGAGGGCGGGGCCCTGAGGTCGCCTCCATCGGGCGGCCCTCCTCTTCCGATCTGGGAATGCGATGCCGAACGATGCTTGTGCCGCAGACAAGACACTGGCCGACATTGCGGCGCGCGAATGGAGTTTTCGCCGCCGCCATGTGGTGCGCGAACTCGGCGCCTATGTGCCCCTGCGCGGCGAACTTCCGAAGGCTGATGTGCCGACGCAGACCGAAAAAAGTCGATTTTGGACGGCGATCCTGCAGGACCTGGCTGAAATCGATGGTACTGCTCTGTCCGATGCCGGGCAGGAAGACCTGCTTGTACTCCGTCATCAGGTCGAGGCGCTACTCAGGTCGCAGCAGTTTCGGGACTATGAGCGACCCTTCAATGGATTTACCAGCTTCTGGGACGATACGGCGGCCTCGATACGCGAGGAGACCTTCGACCAAGAACAGAAATATCGGCATGCCATCACCCTGATGCGCGACATCCCCCGATATTTCCGGGAAAACATCGAGAACATGAGACTTGGATTGATGCGCGGCTTCAGCCAGCCGTCGGTTGTCCTTCCGGCCGTTATCAAAACAATTGAGGCTGTGCTGGCGCAGCATCCCGTCGACACAGACTACTTCAAGCCGTTTCTTGCCTTTCCGCCCCAGATACCCCCTGGGACACGAGACGAGCTGAGAAACGAGGCATTATCCGCTATCAATGACGCCGTCCTTCCGGCCTTCGCCGACCTTCTTGATTTTATGCGCGCGGTCTACTCGCCCGCCGCAACGCAGCGGATCTCTGCGGCCCAGCTTCCTGATGGCCCCCGTTACTACGAGGTGAAGGTGCGCGAGTTCACGACGCTGGAGATCGGTGCAGAGGAAGTTTACGATACGGGTCTGCGGGAAGTGGAGACCTGTCGCGAGAACATGATGGCGGCCATGCGCGCCACCGGGTTTTCAGGAAGCTTCGCTGACTTTCTTTCGTTCCTGAAGTCTGATCCCCAGTTCTATGCAAAGTCGGCCGAAGAGTTGCTCATGCGAGCTGCTTGGATCACAAAAAAGGTAGAAGGCAAGCTCGACAGGTTCTTCGGCCTTCTGCCACGACGCCGCTTTGCGATTGAGAGAGTACCCGACGCTATCGCACCAGCGTATCCAATGGGTACCGGCGGCCCCGGCCTTTATCTCGTGAACACCTACAATCTTACGGCACGGCCGCTCTACATCCTGCCGGTCCTGACGCTGCACGAGGCGGTACCGGGACATTGCTTCCAGATGTCCCTTGCCGCGGAGAACAAGAGCCGCCCGGCCTTTCGGTCTGAGACCTACGGAATCGCCTACGGCAACGCCTGGGCGCTGTATTGCGAAAAGCGGCTCGGAGTTGCAATGGAAATCTACGAGACTCCTTACGAGCTGTTCGGCATGTGGAGTTTTCTTATGCTCAGAGCGGTACGGATGGTCGTCGACGTCGGAATTCATGCAAAGAGCTGGGAATATGAGCGCGCCAGCCGGTACATGGCTGAGAATACAGGCCTCCCTGCGCAGGTGGTAGGAGCCGAACTCAATCGCTACATTAGCTGGCCGGGCCAGGCGCTGGGATACTATCTCGGCATGATCGCGATTGAGCGCGCTCGTGACACCGCGGAGCAGGTACTCGGCGAGGACTTCGATATCCGCGAGTTTCACGATCGCATTCTGGCTCTGGGCCCAGTGCCAATGTCCGTGGTCGAGACGACGATTGACCTTTGGATCCGAGAAAAGCAATCCCTGCAAATTCACCTCGCTTAGTAATCTATTGGGGACGACATCAATGCCGACAATTACTCTAAACGACGCGACCTTTGTCTATGATGATGCGGGCGATCCCGATGCCGAGACCATAATCGCGCTGCACGGCGGCCGTGGCATCGGAGACCGGCGCGGCGAGTTCAACGCCTATAAGGCTCTCTCGGACAGGTACCGCGTCATTGCCTACGACCAGCGCGGCTGCGGAGAGACGAGCCTCACGCCTCCCTATACGTTCGAGCAGCTGGCCGATGACGTCGAGGCATTTCGCATCAATCTATGCGGCGGACGCAAGATCATCCTTGAGGGTGGTTCATTCGGCGGCATGATTGCATTGACCTATGCCGTCAAATACGGCCACAACCTTTCCCGGCTGATCCTGCGTGGCACGGCGGCGAGTTATCACCATGAAGATGACGCCATGGTTGTCTTCAAGCAGCGCATCCACAAGGCCTCAAGCGCGTCTCTCGATATGCTCGACAAGATGTTCTCGGATAGGGTGAAGGACGATACCGAGCTGAGGCTGATCTGGCTGGCGTTGCAGCCTCTCTACTACGAGAATTTTGATCCCGATGCAGCGCTCGAACGGACGCGCACGATGCATCTGCACGCCGAAACCCACAACGCGCTGTTCAAGGAGCGGCGGTACGATCTGCGCGACAAGCTGAAGGATATTTTAGTACCGACACTGGTGATCTGCGGCGCTGAGGATTGGATCTGCCCGCCGAACCACTCCCGACTGATCGCTGAGCGCGTACCGAGGGGCGAACTTCTCGAAGTTCCGAACGCTAACCACGCTGTGCATGTCGAGGCGCCCGAGATCGTCATTTCGACAATACGGGAATTTTTGACACGGACAGCAGTCTGGGGTTTAGGGTAGATTCGACTTGGACTGGCCCATATCCCCAGTCTCTGAGACAGCTGCGGCACTCATTGGACAACCTTCACGGAACTGAGACAGAGCCAGTCTCGGACGTCATGGTCCATGCTAAAGTCTCACGGGATCGGAGTAACGCCTCTGTTGAAGAAGAATTCGACAGAGGTTCTTAGAGAAGAACAATTGTTCCTCTTTGAGCCTTCAAACCATGAAGATCTTCTATTGACGAAGAACCATTCAGAGCAGCTCGTATTTTCGAGACGAGACCACTCTAACATAACGTTCGTTAGAAAGAACATCCTGGTTGACAGACCGGAATGGTGAAACCAACATAACCGTGCTGATCAGGAGGGTTCGCCGCTTGAACAGCCGCGGTGATCTGATGGTGAGCAGCTTGCGCCGCGTAATCAAACACTGGAGCGCCACGGAGCCTGTGCTGCCCCGTGGTCCTAGGCCTAATGCAAGGATAACTGGTCGTGCATGCTCCGTCCGCCCGAAACCACCTTCTCTCCTGTCGTTGGCGCATGAGCACCTGTTACAGCACGCGTCATCGAGATCGGCAACATGACCGCCGGTATCGCTGTTCCGGAGCAGGGTGGCTATCGCTTCTTATCTTCACAGCCTTCCTTCGATGCTCTCGACGGGCGCCGCTTCCGCAGCTTGAAGCAAATCACTCCTGCGGCTCACGAGCGCTGGCGGCGCAACGGACAACCTTCCCGTCCTGGAGCGCCATCTTTCTGGGAACCCGCTGTAGTGGGGCTTCGGCTCGTTCATTCTTCCAGAGAAACACAACATGGCAAAACAGATGAAGGTGACGGACGACCATTCCATTAGGGTCGGTCCAAACACGCAGCTCATTCGGGCCGGGTACAGTCCCTTTGATTATCACGGTTTCATCAACCCGCCGACGGTGCGTGCCTCAACGGTCCTGTTCCCCGATGCCCGCACGATGGAAACCCATGGACAGAAATACACATACGGGACACGCGGCACCCCAACAACCGATGCTCTCTGCGAGGCCATCAATGAGCTCGAAGGAGCGGCGGGCACGATCATTCTTCCTTCCGGCCTTGCTGCCGTCACGGTAACTTTTCTGGCGTATCTCTCGGCCGGCGATCACGCCCTGGTCGTTGATACCGTCTATGGCAACGTCCGCCACTTTTGCGATTCGATGCTGACCCGGTTCGGCATCGAGGTCGAGTACTACGACCCATCCCTCGGCGCTGCGATTGAGACCTTGTTCAAGTCGAACACCAAACTCGTGCATACCGAAGCACCGGGATCGAATACGTTCGAGATGCAGGATATTCCTGCAATCGCGGCTGTCGCTCACAGGCACGGCGCCGTCGTGACGATGGACAACACCTGGGCCACCCCGATCAACTTCCGGCCACTCGATTTTGGCGTGGATGTATCCATTCAAGCGTCAACGAAATATCCTGCAGGTCACGCTGACATCTTGATGGGAACCGCCTCAGCCAATGCCAAGCACTGGCACCCGTTGCAGCAGGCCCATGGAGAACTTGGTATCTGCGGCGCTGCGGACGATGCTTATCAGGTTCTCCGCGGTCTTCGGACAATGGGGGTGCGCCTTGAGCGCCATCAGGCGAGTGCTCTCGCCATTGCAGAATGGTTGGAGTCACGGGACGATGTCGCGCGCGTTCTCCACCCGGCTCTGCCGAGCTTCCCGGGGCACCATATCTGGAAGCGCGACTTCAATGGTGCAAGCGGTGTCTTCTCCTTTGTCTTGGCTGTTTCAAGGGGGCAGAACTTCAGAGCCAAGGCACAAGCCTTCTTGGATGGCCTGTCGCTGTTCGGGCTCGGCTATTCATGGGGAGGATTTCAGAGTTTGGCACTCCAAGTCGGTTTGGACGAGCGCCGGATCCTGCGCGCGCCAGACGACGGGCCCGTCATCCGGCTCCAGATCGGGCTTGAGGACGTCGCCGACCTAAAGACCGACCTCGTGAGGGGATTTGACGCTGCGCGCGAGATTTTTTGAAACAGGATCGTCTCGCACGATACACAAGCAACTTCTCTGCTCCGGTGTAGGACCTCAGATCGCACTTCGTTTTCCTGCAGACCTTCAATGTTCCCTGAGATGAAACTACGATTTAGCACTTAGGAGACGGCATCATGGCTCACGCTGTTCGCTTCTATGAAACCGGAGGGCCTGAGGTTCTCCCCTGGGAGGAGGTCAAGGTTGGTCAGCCAGGACCAGGTGAAGCCTGTATTCGGCACACGGCGATCTGCCTGAACCATGTCGAGACCTATGTGCGGTCTGGCCTGTATCCCGCATTCCTTCCGAGCGGCCTCGGTACAGAGGCCGTCGGCGTAGTCGAAGCGGTTTAACTTCGCCGGGCTCTGCGCCCGCCTTTTTCTTGTCTACCAATTCAAGTCCTTGATGTGTCTAGCGAAAATCTGGCTGTGCCGAATCTCGACTTTTGGTCGTGGACCCAGCAGCGTGCGAGCCAGCTGGCCCAGTCGCTTTTCCCCCGAAAACGAGTTTCCTATCCATTGCAACTATAAGCTGTTGAAACACGCGCCTCTATCCCAAAGGCTCGCCTCTATACCAATCCAAGGTTGATTCCGCACTCAGTCACAGAGCCATCGTCAGCGATTTTCCAGGTACCAATATTGCTGCAGAGCGGCTTGCAACGGCCATCGTCGCAACCCTGTTCCACAAAGACCCGTAGGTTACTCGCTTAAGTCTGGAGGAATTCAATGAGCCAAAACTCGAAGGGCCACCATCCTTCGTGCGCTAAACCGCTGCCTCACTCGACGAACGCAAGGGCCACGCCGCCAGCCTCGCTGGCAGGTACGACAACGCGATCCGACGTTGCATGCGCACCAGCAATTTGCCCGGACCTGAGACTTTCGAAAACCAAATCAAGGGAGCGTGTTCGGAGCGTCAACGCTATCATACGATCACCCTGACTTGTGCTGGTCGCTGCCGCGCCGGCAAAGCGCCTGTCGACCTCAGCAGGGCTGAGAAACTTAATCGTCGCCCGGCCCGCCTGCAATGCATGACCGCCAGAAACCTCGGTCACCGCTTCAGACTCAAAGATCGTCCGATAGAGGTCAGCTGTCTTCGATGGGTCGTCGGCCACGATTATGAACTCAATGATATCAACGACGCCGTTGGGATGCTGGCGCCACTCGTCACGCCAGACGAGTTCTGGTGTG contains the following coding sequences:
- a CDS encoding peroxidase-related enzyme (This protein belongs to a clade of uncharacterized proteins related to peroxidases such as the alkylhydroperoxidase AhpD.), coding for MSTSRFKVKPLSWAPYIEPVEVASATDEQLAAMQVTPSNTKVSPYVRTLAHDPESYVARTRLFNAIMYAKGGLDRAERELGALVASTVNRCIYCASVHARRYVELAERDDVVEQIYLRGLEGPFEPKVQAIVDFCRTLSETPSHVTKEQVQALRDNGLSKAEIVDLIHSAAIFGWANRLMHTLGHSTPVEGK
- a CDS encoding molybdopterin-dependent oxidoreductase; translation: MHLFATHFGTYEVAANAVGKPCLKPFRHDPDPAEMGLGYLDLADHPERIRVPMVRRSWLDKGPLAGTSSERGREDFVEVSWDKVSTLVADELRRVHSTHGGQAVFGGSYGWASAGRFHHAQSQLKRLLNLAGGFTSSVNTYSYGAAGVLLPYILGPDYKDACDTSPSWSDIAENCELLVGFGGFRLTNAQVEAGGTGSHRAVEWLRRCQQSGVRIVVFSPAASDAPAGPNVRHIPLRPNTDTAVMLGMCHTLLAKGRVDREFLKRCTVGYAEFERYLKGDADGIAKDAAWASNISGVPADVIAEVADDLHCNRSLVNVAWSLQRARFGEQPFWAAIALASVAGHVGTRGCGFAFGLTAVNSVGQPVRRLKGPVFEQGENPVRHYIPVARITELLESPGSRLAYNGRSLELPDIRLVWWAGGNPFHHHQDLNRLAEAFRRPETVIVTENMWTGTARMADIVLPSAFPFERDDVAASSRDNWLVYSRRVMDPPAGVLTDHEAYCLIAAKLGCLEAFNGGLGTNEWLARVYEGYRDRYPELPDFQTFKMCGFAALDEGEEAPAPADHFGRFVADPQSSPLRTSSGRIEISSEIGNFGYPDIGRHPVWMPPEEWLGAPLARQHPIHLLSPQPAHRLHGQLEHSVASQNAKLNGYERFTLNPADAALLGLRDGQLCELYNDRGRTIAALTLNAGLISGVAVLPAGGWFRPDDQGVDHGGNPNTLTAITPASHLSQATAPNSCLISIRPWCAPTDKQDED
- a CDS encoding ABC transporter ATP-binding protein is translated as MNESLSANCQSLVSVNRLCKTYGGVKRFFGATTPPLKAVNNVSFDIAPGETLGLVGESGSGKSTTGRVLLQLEQPTSGEISFKGNNITGLSKPMLKPYRRDMQIIFQDPYASLNPRMAVGEFVGEPLDVHGLAGSRSEREGRVAALFRKVGLDPAFMKRFPHEFSGGQRQRVNIARAIALNPAFIVADEPITALDVSIQAQIVNLFQDLQDELGLTYLFIAHDLSMIRYLCHRVAVMLRGRIVEIGPCEAIFENPQHPYTRALLSAIPVPDPDIERDRHPISFDVNANLPPEAAILRSVDEGHFVLEA
- a CDS encoding CMD domain-containing protein gives rise to the protein MDQIDVLSGLTPESELYHIRRERPEYVEGTEACRETVLSPNHGFDLSHVLRAALAARMARFIGRADLAHSYTRSLNEQSNSQALSAVASGAELPVDTDDFLLAIVRHVDLVTKTPRDSTRDDIERLKAAGLSNPQIIALSELIAFVNFEARVIVALEMLEQVA
- a CDS encoding ABC transporter substrate-binding protein; the protein is MKQKIISVTTSLALGALMASTALAQEKTLTVAVANTVNTFDPHMTASVGTDLSLLSHIYPSLVLRGPDMKIQPAVATEWRNVDDLTWRIKLRSDASFADGEKIDAELVKWNFDRVRDPAVNARIKAWFTLISDVKVVSPTELEIKTSAPYPALIEQLSMFFLLPPKWAGEHKPGNETTSGGPYKITSVKPGESITLEVNEKYWGQKPDFAKYTIRVIPDAASRVAALLAGEVDFINSIPTTEIERIKATGNAQAGAVPSTRTVFIKFNTQKAPLDNKLFRQALNYAVDKEGIVKAIFNDQAEIARCEVMSKAYFGFNPDLKPYPYDPDKAAELLEKAGGAPSQPIELEVPSGTYLNGEEVVQAVASQLEEIGVKTRIVEMQFSNWMDKYLKTKDLGRLSLLSQAWPTIDADGLLTLFEPGNMYAYWDNAEFGRLLKEGRSTMDQAKRLATYKKATEVMCDEAPVLFLYTQPTTYGLSRRITWAARGDDWVRAFDMKPAN
- a CDS encoding ABC transporter ATP-binding protein, which codes for MAPLLEVRNLTVAFDTPSGTVHAVNDVSYSLEEGETLGIVGESGSGKSVHALSMVGLIATPPGRIVRGEVIFNGRDLLKLSQRKLFDLRGKEIGFVFQDPMTSLNPVLTIGRQIAEPLRRHFGMSAAQAQARVIELLELVGIPDAARRARQYPHEFSGGMRQRVMIAIGISCNPKLLIADEATTALDVTVQAQILDLVRDLKRKIGTTVIWITHDMGVVAGLADTIQVMYGGRIMERGPVRSVFHDPRSAYTWGLLKSLPHGGRRGITRLYQIPGNPPDLTREPIGDPFAPRNPFATARCKVETPPLVEAADSVPGHQVAAWYDLRAELATQEARP
- a CDS encoding DUF885 domain-containing protein; the protein is MPNDACAADKTLADIAAREWSFRRRHVVRELGAYVPLRGELPKADVPTQTEKSRFWTAILQDLAEIDGTALSDAGQEDLLVLRHQVEALLRSQQFRDYERPFNGFTSFWDDTAASIREETFDQEQKYRHAITLMRDIPRYFRENIENMRLGLMRGFSQPSVVLPAVIKTIEAVLAQHPVDTDYFKPFLAFPPQIPPGTRDELRNEALSAINDAVLPAFADLLDFMRAVYSPAATQRISAAQLPDGPRYYEVKVREFTTLEIGAEEVYDTGLREVETCRENMMAAMRATGFSGSFADFLSFLKSDPQFYAKSAEELLMRAAWITKKVEGKLDRFFGLLPRRRFAIERVPDAIAPAYPMGTGGPGLYLVNTYNLTARPLYILPVLTLHEAVPGHCFQMSLAAENKSRPAFRSETYGIAYGNAWALYCEKRLGVAMEIYETPYELFGMWSFLMLRAVRMVVDVGIHAKSWEYERASRYMAENTGLPAQVVGAELNRYISWPGQALGYYLGMIAIERARDTAEQVLGEDFDIREFHDRILALGPVPMSVVETTIDLWIREKQSLQIHLA